One genomic segment of Podarcis muralis chromosome 18, rPodMur119.hap1.1, whole genome shotgun sequence includes these proteins:
- the LOC114588649 gene encoding uncharacterized protein LOC114588649, with protein sequence MKRASPVPSFNFRGRTMEQPGRFCFLLFALLSAHVDTGGSLRSKIVGGGESKPHTRTYVAALKGGRGFMCGGFLVAPQWVLTAAHCNGDISVILGAHDLKAVESTQQVFGVKSYHQHPDYMVVAGTPFNDILLLKLDREAKINKYVQVIPLPENENDLLKDTECFVAGWGRIDARYEASSKLFETNVTALGRRKCLQFIPELTDRMVCAGSRAKLCDVSNGDSGSALVCSGVAHGIVSYGFQIPPSIYTRVAAYLPWIKETMKEESPYLNPPALSDCRFATWPPSQLRSIYQISGLDCGFLQVVESSGWGVIKAGGRRDWAAECQATSSIEMMWRLHQPLLLLLSFSLAQTDPLRSQIVGGHEAKPHSRPYMAALKDSTGNFTCGGFLVRPQWVMTAAHCKKHGISRVVLGAHDIYASEDSQQEIRVAASHPHPEYNKVTYSNDILLLKLDSEAALNKDVALLPLPESSSDIPGGTPCSVAGWGKIEDSQYPEKLYEATVTLYDRKKCQEFMPDMDDGMICAGENRQPQDANEGDSGGPLVCDGVAQGIVSFGGSFSPPGIYTRVTHYLSWIKEVLEL encoded by the exons ATGAAGAGAGCCAGTCCGGTCCCTTCCTTCAACTTCAGAGGCAGAACGATGGAGCAGCCGGGGAgattctgcttcctcctctttgcCCTTTTGTCTGCCCACGTGGACACGGGCG GCAGCCTCCGCAGCAAGATCGTCGGGGGTGGTGAATCGAAGCCACATACAAGGACGTACGTGGCAGCTCTGAAAGGAGGCAGAGGTTTCATGTGCGGGGGATTCCTCGTGGCCCCTCAGTGGGTCCTGACTGCAGCCCACTGCAATGG AGATATCTCCGTCATTCTGGGGGCTCACGACCTGAAGGCCGTCGAAAGCACCCAGCAGGTGTTTGGAGTCAAAAGTTACCATCAGCATCCGGATTATATGGTGGTTGCTGGAACCCCCTTCAACGACATCCTTCTGTTAAAG CTCGACCGTGAAGCCAAGATCAACAAGTACGTCCAAGTCATCCCATTACCGGAAAACGAAAACGACCTCCTCAAAGACACAGAATGTTTTGTGGCTGGATGGGGCCGCATTGATGCGAGATACGAAGCCAGCTCCAAACTTTTTGAGACCAATGTCACCGCCCTTGGCCGCCGGAAGTGCCTCCAGTTCATTCCGGAACTCACTGACAGGATGGTGTGCGCCGGCAGCCGGGCCAAGCTCTGCGACGTCAGCAAC GGGGATTCCGGGAGTGCCCTGGTCTGCAGTGGAGTGGCCCATGGAATCGTCTCCTATGGCTTCCAAATCCCGCCATCAATTTACACGCGTGTCGCCGCCTATCTCCCTTGGATCAAAGAGACAATGAAGGAAGAG tctccTTATCTGAACCCACCAGCACTATCAGATTGCCGTTTTGCCACATGGCCGCCATCTCAGCTGAGATCCATCTATCAGATCTCAGGTCTAGACTGTGGCTTCCTGCAGGTGGTGGAGTCCAGTGGATGGGGGGTGATAAAAGCCGGGGGACGGAGGGACTGGGCAGCTGAGTGCCAGGCAACCTCAAGCATCGAGATGATGTGGAGACTCCACCAGCCTCTTCTCCTGCTCCTGTCCTTCTCGTTGGCCCAAACAG ATCCATTGCGGAGTCAGATTGTTGGGGGGCACGAAGCCAAGCCCCACTCCAGACCCTACATGGCTGCCTTGAAGGACAGCACAGGCAATTTCACCTGTGGCGGGTTCCTTGTGAGGCCCCAGTGGGTCATGACGGCTGCACACTGCAAAAAGCACGG TATTTCTAGAGTCGTCTTGGGTGCCCATGATATCTACGCTTCAGAGGACTCTCAGCAAGAGATCAGAGTTGCAGCTTCCCACCCACATCCAGAATATAATAAGGTCACGTACTCAAACGACATCCTTCTGCTTAAG cTGGATTCCGAGGCTGCTCTGAATAAAGACGTGGCTCTCCTGCCCTTGCCAGAATCCAGCAGCGACATCCCCGGTGGGACGCCCTGCAGCGTGGCAGGCTGGGGCAAGATTGAAGACAGCCAATACCCAGAGAAACTCTATGAGGCCACCGTCACCCTCTATGACCGTAAGAAGTGCCAGGAGTTCATGCCAGATATGGATGATGGAATGATCTGCGCAGGTGAAAACAGGCAACCTCAGGATGCCAACGAG GGGGATTCAGGTGGCCCCTTGGTGTGTGACGGCGTGGCACAAGGAATTGTCTCCTTTGGCGGCTCTttctctcctccaggaatttacACTCGTGTCACCCACTACCTTTCCTGGATCAAGGAAGTCCTGGAATTGTGa